In Paenibacillus sp. 1781tsa1, one DNA window encodes the following:
- a CDS encoding oxidoreductase — MSKVWTKDTIPTVSNKVVIVTGSNGGLGYETALALAEKGAKVILAVRNVEKGEKAANQIKSSVHVAGEVVVMHLDLSDLASIRKFAAAFLEQYDSLSILVNNAGIMNPPFQLTKDGFELQFGSNHLGHFALTGLLLPRLISTPESRVVTLSSLAAGNGAIDFNNLDGSKGYAPMKFYSQSKLANLMFARELQNKFNSAHMDSMSIAAHPGISNTNLFSFGSGKQANIFMRSLLKIISQPAHMGALPTLYAATDPTITGGEYIAPGGIGGTKGYPKTAKIIEKLYNADISNKLWSVSEELTGVYYQFDV; from the coding sequence ATGAGCAAAGTTTGGACTAAAGATACCATCCCGACTGTATCCAATAAAGTAGTGATTGTGACAGGTTCGAACGGTGGGTTAGGGTATGAAACAGCATTAGCGTTAGCTGAAAAAGGCGCGAAAGTTATCCTTGCCGTTCGTAATGTGGAAAAAGGTGAAAAGGCAGCTAATCAAATAAAGTCGTCTGTACATGTAGCGGGAGAGGTCGTCGTTATGCACCTTGACCTTAGTGATTTAGCCAGTATCCGTAAGTTCGCAGCCGCTTTTCTTGAGCAATACGATTCCTTGTCCATTCTCGTTAATAATGCAGGCATTATGAATCCTCCATTCCAGTTGACGAAGGATGGCTTTGAGTTGCAATTTGGTAGTAATCATCTAGGCCATTTTGCGCTTACGGGCCTGCTATTGCCTCGATTGATTTCTACTCCGGAATCGAGAGTGGTTACTCTAAGCAGTTTGGCAGCTGGTAATGGTGCAATTGATTTTAATAATTTGGATGGCTCCAAAGGATATGCTCCCATGAAGTTCTACAGTCAAAGCAAGCTGGCCAATCTGATGTTTGCAAGAGAATTGCAGAATAAGTTTAATTCCGCCCATATGGATTCTATGAGTATCGCCGCTCATCCAGGAATTTCGAATACCAATCTGTTCTCCTTCGGTTCGGGGAAACAGGCGAATATATTTATGCGGAGTCTTCTGAAAATCATTAGTCAACCTGCACACATGGGGGCATTACCTACCTTGTACGCTGCAACAGATCCAACGATTACGGGAGGGGAGTATATTGCTCCTGGCGGTATTGGTGGTACTAAGGGCTATCCCAAGACCGCTAAGATT
- a CDS encoding YafY family protein: MNHRKLAIMRLMDSRQKFTARELAERFDVSVRTIQRDLDALQALGFPLYTEVGVNGGYRVLPNRILPPLQLTQQEALGLFMMLEYLQQVPDFPYGSMRKHLAEQYFSTLPEDVQDLIMRMREHITFVQHPGEHAEPLTTEILRAAVEKRAIEFMYYARSGHKKVQVFPYGIYYEQGHWYMPARNKDRVLLYRVDRMQQLAVMEMVDESVPSLKAWLDNKEDRASVEVVLHFTEFGARMAASDVLFKSVQGNEWRGPVPPEEFSFTARKLLSYGPEVKVISPPEFKQQVKELLERSVSQYGRE, translated from the coding sequence ATGAATCATCGAAAACTGGCTATCATGCGCCTGATGGATTCCAGACAGAAGTTTACAGCCCGGGAACTGGCAGAACGATTTGACGTATCGGTACGTACAATTCAGCGAGATCTGGATGCATTGCAGGCACTGGGTTTTCCTTTGTACACCGAAGTTGGCGTGAACGGGGGATATCGGGTGCTGCCCAATCGGATTTTGCCACCTCTTCAACTGACACAACAGGAGGCATTAGGACTATTTATGATGCTGGAATATCTCCAGCAAGTCCCGGATTTTCCGTATGGATCGATGCGTAAACATCTGGCTGAACAGTATTTTTCTACTTTGCCTGAGGATGTACAGGATCTCATTATGCGGATGAGAGAGCATATCACCTTTGTTCAGCATCCCGGTGAGCATGCAGAGCCTTTAACAACCGAAATATTGCGTGCAGCGGTAGAAAAGAGAGCAATTGAGTTTATGTATTATGCCCGTAGTGGTCATAAAAAAGTCCAGGTCTTCCCCTATGGTATCTACTATGAGCAGGGACATTGGTACATGCCAGCCCGGAATAAGGATCGTGTTCTGTTGTATCGGGTGGATCGCATGCAGCAGTTGGCTGTTATGGAAATGGTGGATGAATCTGTTCCGAGTCTGAAGGCATGGCTAGATAACAAAGAAGACAGAGCAAGTGTAGAGGTGGTACTGCATTTCACGGAATTTGGAGCAAGGATGGCCGCGTCAGATGTGTTGTTCAAGTCGGTTCAAGGCAACGAATGGCGGGGACCTGTTCCGCCTGAGGAGTTCTCTTTTACAGCGCGAAAATTACTCTCCTATGGTCCAGAAGTGAAGGTGATCTCGCCACCTGAGTTCAAGCAGCAGGTAAAAGAGTTACTGGAACGGAGTGTCAGCCAGTATGGTAGGGAATAA
- a CDS encoding dihydrofolate reductase family protein produces the protein MNMSNNKTILYIAMSLDGYIARLDGSVDWLFDVEGDGGDNGYAAFYQTIGSLVMGRHTYEEVLTLSEEFPYADRPTYVLSRSEQPPAPHVQFTTETVDTLIPRLKQDSDGDVWIVGGGILVQAVLAKKLLDEIEVAIIPKILGEGIPLFPAGTVPSQFKMVRTQRLGQIISIRYEVQNSDAADTPSIV, from the coding sequence ATGAACATGTCTAATAACAAAACAATTTTGTACATTGCTATGAGTTTGGATGGATATATTGCAAGACTGGACGGTTCGGTAGATTGGTTATTTGATGTGGAGGGTGACGGAGGAGATAACGGGTATGCCGCCTTCTATCAGACGATCGGTAGCCTTGTTATGGGACGTCATACGTATGAAGAGGTGCTCACACTGTCTGAAGAATTCCCCTATGCGGATCGGCCAACATATGTGCTTTCTCGATCGGAACAGCCACCCGCTCCGCATGTACAGTTTACAACCGAGACGGTAGATACGCTCATTCCCCGGTTAAAGCAGGATTCTGATGGAGATGTGTGGATTGTGGGTGGCGGAATACTGGTTCAAGCTGTGTTAGCAAAAAAATTGCTGGATGAGATTGAGGTTGCCATCATTCCCAAAATCCTTGGTGAAGGCATCCCTTTATTCCCGGCAGGCACAGTGCCAAGTCAATTCAAGATGGTCCGAACTCAGAGACTCGGACAGATCATCTCGATTCGTTATGAGGTACAGAACAGCGATGCAGCGGACACACCCTCAATTGTCTAG